The following nucleotide sequence is from Apium graveolens cultivar Ventura chromosome 4, ASM990537v1, whole genome shotgun sequence.
aacacatatcaacaaggatgatttggatgatgatgagaagaagaaagatgatcaaaatccttctgtctcaaatccaagtcaatccagtaagccatctggaagcaagagtggagagaagaagaaggaggatgacaagaaagatgaagaaaagaaaagaagaagtgagaggagaagcaaaaagcttcatgatggctcagaaccacatcaaaccctaaaaatccaaacacaactagctcaaacctcagctcaacctaaaacatcaactatctcaaacatcaaaccacctcaaacctcaaagccaaagtttctgtacaaacaaacagccaactctttcctaaaaattccaatcacctcaagccaaactaatctcaagaaaatggcaaccctacctttagccaaaccttcactaaaattcaagcacaaatctgttgggagaaaatcTAAGAAAGTCAAGTCtacaaagaaagaagaagtcactgaaagggccatctggaattgctttaaagagtctgactttctacctctaaattggtgcacctcagatgaagaccatttccaacatctagctgAGGAAATTGATAGAGTCCGGGTTGTATCCCTGAGAGAAGTTAGATTATTTTGAAGATGGGACATTCACTTTTCTTGGCAATGACTTAATGGATTTCTTATCTCCAACAGAAATTAAGAGGGTGATAAGCTTGTTAAAGGACAaagatactgctacaagggcatggagatcagttctagctgaatggttgattgaaagggaggaaataaagaaaagaaatgaggctgaagctgaagaaagaagaaggaggtATGATGAAGAGATTGAGATGTACAAAAAAAATCTGAAGAGTTGAaaacaaaaggaatgagcagaatctccaaagatggaagatttctaaacatcaaagttggtggattctcaagattctgcatagaatttctagacagtggttatcctaaggtagcaagacaaaaacttgtagaagatctcagtggaacacctattatagaagaaaaTGAACTTCTTGACCACTTAAAGGAtcaacttagagaagaagcagacacaaaaactgtctttacctgatacttaTAACCATTAAACCTTgtaaatcttatgttgtacaaaaattgtaattctatcaagctttgtgtattaattttattttccatcattttaaacctggggttagtcttgttaacaggcatgaatttgtgttaagcaatcttctcacaaattgggggagattgttgtaaaagacatgtcCTGTACTTTAataagactaagacaatttgtcaatcctaagtaagttgtattgttatcttagtttgtatttgtacttgtaacacttaaagtctgtaaaaatgcaaaggagcagactggagtctttttcctgaaacagcatcaagcctaaggattctatctggaagaagattaaggtgatcatgcctcagaagaattttgaagaaatttggagttgaataaatctgtttggttaaaaatactctaagtcaagatctctacaagtcacaaatttagtgttatagagaagtcattcgagaactccaaatgacttatcgagaagtcaggaaagctactagagaactaagagagatatcgacaagtcaagaagatatgaaggttggagatatcgacaagtcatttcttcactagagaactcagagttatcgacaagtgtacattcattagagaactctgacttatcgataagtcaaagttcactagagaaactcagagatatcgataagtcaaaattcactagagaactctaagttatcgacaagtcaaagtgaagacatgatgctgagagatctcgacaatcCAAAGTTTCatttgagaactcagagacctctataagtcaaattcactagagcattagagatttcaataagtcattatacttattgagatgtcaagatctctatatgcctaattggagatctcgagtgaaattctcaaagtacaaaatcacagaccagttcaaaattcaagataaataatcaacaaacaatccaaccagctggattgacaagtctacaaaaagcagcttgaaggatgtgcaagatcaatggtgaagattaactgacaaatgAAGATCAAAATAATCataggatgctaaagatatgctaagccgaTAATGAAAGagttatttttctataaatagaaatgacaagtgacagtttagaaaagctaatagcatgttttattgtatactgtgtaaaccagcagttaattgaattataaagttaacactggtcctttagtcaggggtaacaatttagatataaatcttgtaattctctcaagaagaagctaagctctttatcaacaaagagcctataaattttgtagcaaaagattcttaattttaatataaaattaagtgagttataataatttgtgttctttattttttgcaagcttaatttatgcatgaacacattttactacaagatttaatttactttgttcaaccaaaaacattcaagaaaaggtcaaaaacagtaaaacacatttacccccccctctatgtgttattcatttcctaacaagatCAAATGCAGCTTGATCTATAAAGTatgtcacgggtcctttgtttagttgtaacaaatagatctagaaaatcttgtattctcttaagagaagtagctgagttcttattttaaagaacacagatttgtagcaagacaaatttgatttaatataaatcaagtgagtttttgataatcTGCTTGTGTGTTTGCATTTAGTATTTTATCTCTACAAATTCCTACAACTGTTTTGTTCCATAAGCCAAAAGATTATTCAAattcaagaaaacacattcagCCCCCTATGTGTTGCATTTTATAACTAACGTGATTGTATATAACGGAAGACACAtttatttatacaaataattCGAAATAGATAAATCAATATTGGTTCCCCTTTCACAATCTTAACCATCTTCCACCTGTAACACAAAATATATATTGTTATTTTTTAGCTAATTTATTAATCGAGAGTGAAATACATTATCTCTTTATGTTGAGAcataagaaaatattaatttagtgACTATTTTTTTATTGCTTACTTTTTTAAGAACAATAGATTTAATTCAATAACAAAAAGTCATACGACGTCTACACAAATGATCAAGTTGAACAAATATAAAATGGATCAAATCTCCGGTCTTCATGCAAGTCTCGTGTAAAGGCGATCAAGCGATATGTTGAAGAAACTATATGTTCATGTACTTGTTTCATCACAATCACAATCCTAACGGGTTTAAGTTATTGACCATAAATGTAACCTAGTATAAACCTTCGTCACTAAGTCAGATCTAGCACTCACAATAAAGAAGAAAACAAATACACTCTCACCAATGAGAGAAAACAAACtgaaattttaaataaaaattttagatCTAAAAAAGCGAATTTTTTAAAAAGAGATAATCATTTTACCCTCAAATCTAATATACTCCGCTTGAATTAAAGATGAAAGAAAACTCAAGTTCCGACAATTGGATCTAAAAACAAACTAAACAAATTAAATAGGTAAAGATTCTTCACTGAAAAGAATAATTATCGAAAGAACAAAATAAACAATATAAATCAGGGGTCGGTTGGTTCGCCCAATATTAGAATATGAGTTTCAACCATTTCAACCTCATACGTTTGATTCAGAAAAATTGAATTTGATATCAATTCCTTAAACCCCAAAATATGGGTTTTTATATCCAAGTGGGGATGTGAGTATGAGGGATTTCTAcgtattattttaaattatatttaagcAATAAAATGTTATTGTTTAATATTAAAAGAAGAATAAAAAAACTAGTACAAAAATGACGGTGTAAACGGCGAAATGTGAGAAGTTGTTTCCCCGGCAAAGAAAAGAGGGAAAGGATCATCATACATTCCCCCATTGGTCAACATTTATACACACCACCCACTCCCCCGATCTGTCATTGACTTACAAATCTGCAAAACCCTAATACATTTTAATTCTCAGCTTTAATATCACTACACAATAATATTCACTTATTAAAATTCATCCCCCAAATGGCTTCCTCTACAATTTTACACTTCTCATCTTCTCTATATTTCCCTTGTTCTTACAAAACACGAACACCCACTTTCCCAAAACATCTACTTGTCCGAGCTTCAGCTTCCCTTAATTACTCACCTGCTACCTCACTCAAGGTCTGTCTTAATCCCCACTTgtcatttttataatttaatttgtTTTCCGTGTTTTATATATCTTGTCAATTTTTATGATTATTTGTTTCTTAACTTACCATGGTCCCAGAAATCGTATTCTGCTTCGATTATTCGTGTTGTCGTCCTAGTTTTGTGCAATTAAAACTTACAATAAACGTCGATCAATTGCATATATAGGTGGTTACAGTGACTTATTGTAGAATGTGGATATAATTTTGTTATAGCACTCGTATTTTGTAGCGAAATGTGAGCTATCTGTTTAAGTATTTGATAGGTCTCGGaattgtgttgtgtttgtttcaGACTAATAATTGGCAGTGGAAGTTTAAGGATAATTCTGTTAACATATATTTCGAAGAACATGAGAAGGAAAGTACTGAACCTACTAAGAATATTCTAATGATACCAACGATTTCGGATGTTAGTACTGTGGAAGAGTGGAGATTGGTGGCTAAAGACATTGTTCAACAAGTTGGAAAAGTTAATTGGCGGGCGACAATCATTGACTGGCCTGGTTTAGGTTATTCTGATAGGCCTAAGCTGGATTTTAACGCGGATGTTATGGAGAAGTTCTTGGTTGACTTCATTAATTCACCTGATAGTCCAATAAGCAGCTTCGGTGAGTATAATGGGCATCAATGTTTACATATCTTTGCGTTCTTCAAATATACAATGATCAGTTTTAACATGATGTAATTTCAGTTTGCAGTTTTTACTTCCATGTTATATAAATTGCTAAATTATTTATATAACTCTTATGTGCATTCAGAATTGCCTTGTACATGATATATCTGTGTATTAGAGTAATTTTTAAAACTTCAAATTTTAATAAGCTCTTACTGATGTCAAGAATAAATTCATTTGAATTATGCTATGGGAAATAATGCCTGTGTGTGTGTGACCACTATCCCTGTCTTTCTTTATTGTGTGTGTGCGCGTGTGTCCGTATAAGTGCGGGTAATTTTCAGGCAATTATGCAAGCATTTTATTTTCGTATTATACCTTAATTTGATCTGTCCATATAAAGTATGCGCAGAAAAAAGACgcatcaaataaataaatatatctCTTCCTGAAGAGGATCATGATAATAACTTCTAGTTGCACTTGTATGGTCATGTCTGCGTCAATGAGGTTATGCAATTGAAGATATCGTGTACATGTTCTCTTTCATTCAGGGATAAGCAGTTAGAcatcttttgttttttttttgcaTATATTAAGAAGATTTACTAATCACCCAGATAACTAAAAGCCAACTATTACCATTAATTGATCCTTCGTCGTGATACTGTATAAGAGTTGTCTTCTATTTCACAAAAAAAAAATCTTAGAACCCACAGATCACTATTAGTCAATCCCATTATACCTCAGCTAATGTATTGAACTCATGTAACATAGGGGATGACCTAGTAATCTTTGGAGGAGGACATGCAGCCACAATAGCAGTTCGTGCTGTGAAGAATAATTTGGTGAAGGCAACTGGCATTGCTGCTGTTGCACCAACATGGGCTGGCCCACTCCCAATCGTCTTTGGTAGAGATTCTGACATGGAAACAAGGTATTTTAAACTTTAGTATTTCATCTATGTGGGAACTTATATAAGCACCAATGCTTTCACTGAAGTAGTTTATGAACCTGATTTTCTTGGAGTTTTTGCTAAAATAACAGGTATGGGTTACTTAGGGGGACATTAAGGGCCCCTGCAGTTGGATGGATGATGTACAATGTTCTTGTCAGCAATGAAAAGTCCATAGAATCGCAGTACAAATCACATGTTTATGCAGATGCTAAAAACGTGACCCCGCAAATTATTGAAAGCAGATATGAACTGACAAAAAGGAAAGGTTCTCGCTATGTTCCTGCCGCTTTCTTAACTGGTCTACTTGACCCTGTGAAGTCCAGGGAGGAATTTGTTGAACTATTTGCAGATTTACAGGGGAAATTACCTGTTCTAGTTATGTCATCAACAGGTGCTCCTAAGAGGTCCAAAGCAGAAATGGAGGCTCTACGAGAAGCGAATGGGGTTAGCAGATTTGTCGAGGTTCCGGGTGCCCTTCTTCCACAAGAGGAGTATCCTACTATAGTTGCAGAAGAGCTCTATAGGTTTTTGCAGGAGGAATGTGAAGTGAAGGCTTAGAACTATAGGGTGAAGCCAGGGACGTTTCTCTGTCAATGATATAAAGGTAATTAGTTCTACATTTTGCCCTCTCATTTAGAAGCTGTTCTGCATATAAGTCATTTTTATGCATATACTGGGTTAGCCAAACACCCTCATAATAAATTATTTCATAAAAATTTTGTAATGAACATGTGATACATTTAAATTGGTGTCAGACCACATATAGATTCTCTTTCTCTTAATGAATAATATTacagttaaacctctttaaagtaataCCCTTGGGACCgggaaaaaatattactttaccgaatttattactttatcgatataataatattttattactttatcgataaagtaatattttattactttacCGAATTTTTATGTTTACGTGGTACAGTATAATATATAATGTACGTATAAAAACTAGAATTAATCACATGCAATGTATTTGATCTAAAATTACTTTTATTATGATTACTTATATCCAAAAACTAGATGCATGCATATTAAAATTGCACCAG
It contains:
- the LOC141717716 gene encoding uncharacterized protein LOC141717716, with translation MASSTILHFSSSLYFPCSYKTRTPTFPKHLLVRASASLNYSPATSLKTNNWQWKFKDNSVNIYFEEHEKESTEPTKNILMIPTISDVSTVEEWRLVAKDIVQQVGKVNWRATIIDWPGLGYSDRPKLDFNADVMEKFLVDFINSPDSPISSFGDDLVIFGGGHAATIAVRAVKNNLVKATGIAAVAPTWAGPLPIVFGRDSDMETRYGLLRGTLRAPAVGWMMYNVLVSNEKSIESQYKSHVYADAKNVTPQIIESRYELTKRKGSRYVPAAFLTGLLDPVKSREEFVELFADLQGKLPVLVMSSTGAPKRSKAEMEALREANGVSRFVEVPGALLPQEEYPTIVAEELYRFLQEECEVKA